The following nucleotide sequence is from Methanomassiliicoccales archaeon.
TCATTGCCCGGAGCACGTGGTCGATGCCCTTGTACATCATCACCCGGCCGACGTAGAGGAGCGTATCCTTTCTCCTTTCCACGGCCAGGGAAGGGAATTCCTTGATGCCGCTGGGTATGACCCCCACCTTCCCTTCCAACCCAGGGAAGTCCCTCAGCAGCAGGCCCCTCTCGTATTCGGAGACGCAGGTGATCTTCTCGCTCCACCTGAGGACGTACTTGCCTGCGAGGTGATATGATCGGAACAGGAGGTTGCGAAGCGGGGTGTGGCCTTTGCCATGGTAATGCGCGGAGAATATGTATGGCACCCTGCGTCGGTGGCACAGATAGGCCGATTGCGCCGAGAGCAGTATGTGATAGGAATGCAGATGCACGACGTCGAACGTACCGGGTCTCACCTCCTGAGAAAGGTGGCGCCAGACGTGCCGGTTCAGGCCGCCAAGGAGCTTGGTGTCCACGGGATATCGGATTACCTCCACGCCGTTAATCATCTCTCTTCCGCGCAGCTCACGGTCCATGGTGACCACTGTGCACCGGTGGCCGCGACGGACGAATTCCTCGCAAAGCTCCTTGACCGTGGTCTCCACCCCCCCGATGCGCGGGTGGTAGAACTTGGTCACCATGAGGATGCGCATCCTCTATCCTCCTTTTCGGGCATCGATGAAGGAGGGTCTCCCCAGCACCAAGCGGGCGGTATCGACCAACATGTAGAGCCCCAAGACGGTGAAAGCCAGTCCCACCACCCATGACCCGGGGAAGTCGATCACCGGGACATAGCGCACATTATCCCCGGTGAAAGCCAGAGTGGCCAGGAACGGCAAGTACATCAGGAAGCAACGCAGGCTGATCCTCCAATCCTCCGAGGCCCATAGCAACAGGAAGGTCACAGGGAGGACGAAGTATCCGATCCAGATCCGTGGATAGAAGATGACGAAGGCCACCAGGACCAGCAGTGTCGCTGGCCAGATGTCCATGCCTTTCTTCCTTCCGTACCATAACGCTCCAACATAGGCGATGATGGTGAGCGGCAGCAGCACCATTCCTGGGATGTCCAGACCACCGGTCCGCAAGAAGTCCCAGACCGATATGCCTCCCGTGGGGTTGACACTCTCCCCTCCATCTCCCGAGCCCAGCAGGTAGTACAACGGGAACTTGAGGAACTCCACCGGGGCCAGGATCAGGAACGGCAGCGATATGAGCAACGAGATGAGGACAATAGCCCCGATCTGCCATTTCCGCTCCTTCCAGGAACGGGTGCGCAGGAACAGAACGGGATAGAAGAGCCCGGGGAAGACCTTCGTCCAGACTCCTATGGCGGAGACGACGCTGCTCAGCCTTCCTTTGGCCTGGATGGCGAGCACCGCAGCGGCGATGAACATGAAGACGATGATCGATTCATCCTGGATGCCAATGGTCGATTCGACCGTGCCGAAGGGAGAGCCGAGGAAGAGCAGGGAGACGACGAAAGCGCGGAAGTCATCATAGCGTCTTAGACCCCAGTAGAGCGTCAGCGCCGTCAGTATCGTGAACAGGGAGAAGTAGATCTGGTAGGCTAGCTCCGATCCTCCGGCCATCTGCGGAGGAAGCAAGAGGTAGACGACGAGCGGGGGCGATTCCATCTTGACGTCCCGATAGAGCACCTTTCCATCCAGCACCGCCTGTGTGCGGTTTCGATAGAATGGCACATCGGAGAGCGGACCGAAGGAATCGGTGAGCGCCTTCCGGAGCCAGAGCTGGTCCAGGGCGATCAATCCTCCCAGGAGAAGAACGCCAACTACCAGGACGACCAGCGCCCTCTTGGAGGTAGGGATGGCCCTGAGCCTCTTTTCCGTCCGGTGCAGCCAGCCTCCTCCCTTCAAAGGAATCTGCCGGGAGTTGTGCTAGGGATTATTTCAATCTTTGCGCTGCAGGGCTAGGGAACGGACCGGGATGCTGAAGGAGGATCGTTCCGAGGGAAAAGGAAAAAGGGAGGGGGAGGGTGGAGCCTGGGGGATATGGCTCTAACCCTTCCTGCGGACGAGCACCAATGCGGCCACTGCGATCACCGCAAGTGCCCCTCCCACCGCCATTATGCCTGCCAATCCGGCCACTTGGTCCAATGGCAGGGCGCTCTCGATGATGATCTCGTGGGTGGAGAAGCTCGGCACGTACACCATGACCTGGGCCACGTCGCCAGAGGAGACGATGCAGTACACCGCATCGCCGGCCGCGGAACCGTTCGCCTCCAGCACCTCCAGCGGGTTGGAGGTCTGCCTGATCGCTGAGCCGTCCAACCTCACCGTCGGAGTGCCCTTGATCACGTCCAGGGTGTCCCGGTCCAGGTTCACCAGTATGACCTTGCCCTGGTGCTCATCGGAGGACACCTGAAGCTGAATGCGGTTGCGCTCCGCTTTGATCACCTGCAGGCTCAGGGCGTGGTCATACTCCATCGTCTCGTACAAGGCGTTTCCCTGATACACCATGAGCGACATCTCCGCTCCCAGGCGGTGCCGTTCCAGCGCCCGCTCCAGGGCATCCTCGTGCATCCAGTGGTGACGCACTAGCAGCGGCTTGGATCGGAACATCAGGTGGTCATCCGCAAGCTGCGCCTTGACCACATAGTCAAGGGGCGTCCCGGTGACGTTGAGCGAGGTATGGTCCGTGCCTATGAGCGCATGCACGCCTTTCCCATGGACCAGAAGGGCGTGGTCTAGAACCTCAGCTGAGTCGTATGGCAAAGGAATGGAGGTGACGTTCAAACCCGAAGCCAGGTCCATCGTGACCTGGACCGTCCCGTTGGCGACCACGTGGAACATGGCCGTGGGGTTATCATGGATGATGATGATCACGGACGCATTGCGGATCAACATGACCGAACCATAGGTGGAGATGTTGGTGGGAATGAACCCATCCACGCTCAGGGAATCGAAGACGTTCACCAGGACGCTGTTCCGCTTCATCTGATAGTGGGTGATGACGCCGGTGCTCTCGTTCAAGTGGAAGGCGATGAAACGTCCCTCGGCGACGCCGTCGGAGTAGTTCGGTCGGCCGAAGAATCCCATCTTCAACCCGTTGTCCATCATGAACTGCATGGTCTCCTGCATCTGCTGGGCGTTCTGATGGCCTCCGCCATTCATGTATCCGGACTGGTCCTTCCACATGCCGTTGCCTGGGCCGCCCATGCCCCCTGCACCGGCTTGAATGCTATTGCCCGGAGCTGACTGGCCTTGCATCATGCCTCCGCCAGCAAGGACGGAGGTGGAGAGGAGGGATAGGACGCTGAGGGCCAGCAGCGCGGGCAGGATCATCTTGAAGGCTCGTGCTCCCGTTCTCATATTTGCTGCGAGTACGTGGCGACATTAAGTGGTTTATGGTGCAAGTCTCGAACCGACTGGTACGAGCTTCGAACTTTGTGTTTGGCCGATCCGGGGAGAAAGGCAGGTCGGGCGGATTTGCAGAAAGTATTTAGGCGAGCGGGGAGGTCTGAAAGGGCGTGACACTCACACCTTTGGACCTGTTCCTCAGGTCATGTTTCGCAGGCTTCTCGATTCTGTTATTCGCTGTGTCCCTGGTCGCTTGGCGCCGGCATCGGGAAGCGAGGTTGGCGATCGTCTCCCTGGCCTTCGGGGTCTTCGGCGTTGTCTCTCTGGGTGTGCTATCCTCCACCTTCATGGAATGGCATGACCTAGAGATGTCCCCGATACTGGTCGTCCTGAACCTGGCGATATTGGTGGCTCTCTACATCGCTTTGTTGAAGAGATGAGAGCGCATGGACGAGGCCCTCAACCTAGAGAACCGAAGGAAGATCTACCAGTTCGTGGCCAAGCATCCCGGGACCCACGTGCGTGAGATGGAACGTGGACTAGGGATGCAGACCGGGCTGCTCGCCTATCACCTGGACTACATGGAGAAGCGACAGGTGCTGAGGGTGGAGGAGGATGGATACTACAAGTGCTACTTCCCAGCGGACCGCTTCCACCTCAAGGACCGACGGACCATGTCGGTGCTGAGACAGAAAATGCCGAGAAAGATCATCATGCATCTCATTCTGAACGGTCCCTCAAGTTTCCAGCAGCTGAAGGCCGCCATGGGTATCTCCAAGTCCACCCTTTCCTATCATCTCAAGCGCCTGAGCGCCCGGGGCATGATCGTCGTATCCAAGCGGGAGAAGGAATCGATCTACTCGGTGGAGGACCTCAGCTATGTGGCCGATCTCTTGGTCTCGTTGAGGGAGAGCCTGGAAAGCGACGCCGTCGATCGTTTCGCGGACATCTGGGGTAAGCTCGGAAGCGCCTAGTCAAATGCTAGCTGGGAACAAGCTTATAATCCGCGGCACGCATCTTGGTTACCCAAGGGATTCCACGGAGGGGAGGAATTGCTCGACAGCAAGAAAGGTTCCATGAAAATAATCGGGGTCATCCTTGTCGCGGCGCTCTTGTCCACCTGCTTTATTGGTTGCTTGGGTGCAGAGAAAAGCGCGATCGACAAGATCAAGAGCAGGGGAACGCTGATCATCGGCACCTCGAGCGGCTTCGTGCCGTTCGAGATGTTCAACGCCTCATCGGGGCAGATCGAAGGATTCGACATCGACATCGGGATGAAGATCGCCAACCGATTGAACGTTGGGATTACGATCAGAGATTTGGGCTTCAACGCGCTGGTGGGGAGCGTGATCGTGGGCACGGTGGACGTGGTCATCGCCGGCATGACGATCACTCCGGAGCGCAGCCAGTCCATATCCTTCTCCGACCCCTACTACGGGCCGGCAGACCAGGCGATACTGGTCAAATCCTCATCGAGCATCGCCTCGGTGGAGGGCCTCTACGGCAAGAAGATAGCGGTCAACCTGGCGACCACAGGTGACTTCTGGGTGGA
It contains:
- a CDS encoding transporter substrate-binding domain-containing protein — protein: MLDSKKGSMKIIGVILVAALLSTCFIGCLGAEKSAIDKIKSRGTLIIGTSSGFVPFEMFNASSGQIEGFDIDIGMKIANRLNVGITIRDLGFNALVGSVIVGTVDVVIAGMTITPERSQSISFSDPYYGPADQAILVKSSSSIASVEGLYGKKIAVNLATTGDFWVDAELVAAGHVSASDVKRFPYAYTAIQDLLSGGVDAVIIDKPTADKYVSLNAGALKDSFTIVTNEYYGVAVRKSAGDLKDFINVVLADLVHSGEMQQLMDKWF
- a CDS encoding glycosyltransferase family 4 protein → MRILMVTKFYHPRIGGVETTVKELCEEFVRRGHRCTVVTMDRELRGREMINGVEVIRYPVDTKLLGGLNRHVWRHLSQEVRPGTFDVVHLHSYHILLSAQSAYLCHRRRVPYIFSAHYHGKGHTPLRNLLFRSYHLAGKYVLRWSEKITCVSEYERGLLLRDFPGLEGKVGVIPSGIKEFPSLAVERRKDTLLYVGRVMMYKGIDHVLRAMKVLKDRGKEVRLRVVGSGPEEGALHELAQQLGVDGGVTWLGDVDDDELNREYRSSAALVLLSAAEAYGLVVAEALSCGTPVIVAKKEALVEFLSEPGCVGVDWPPDPEKVADTVQNVLEGREATKVGPFSNKIAPWGAIAQEYLRLYDSVMAVRGPDR
- a CDS encoding helix-turn-helix domain-containing protein, with the translated sequence MDEALNLENRRKIYQFVAKHPGTHVREMERGLGMQTGLLAYHLDYMEKRQVLRVEEDGYYKCYFPADRFHLKDRRTMSVLRQKMPRKIIMHLILNGPSSFQQLKAAMGISKSTLSYHLKRLSARGMIVVSKREKESIYSVEDLSYVADLLVSLRESLESDAVDRFADIWGKLGSA